The Planctomycetota bacterium genomic sequence CCACCGGGAACACGGCCGCGGGCACGGCCCACTGCCCGAGCTTCCAGTCAGTCAACACGCCGGCCAGCTCCATGATGGCCACGCTGGCCGCGGCGCCGCCGAGGTAGGCCAGAAGCACCTTCACACCGCCCTTGAGCGTGCAGCCCGCCAGGAAGTACGCTGCCCACGCCTGGAAAGCGATCCACGGCACGAAGTGGCGGAGAGTCGACTCCTTGTAGATGTCGAGCACCATCATGCTCGTGGCCAGCAGCGCGATGAAGATGGGGATGACGATGAACTTCCCGAAACTCACGGGCGGCTCCTGCGACGAGGGCGGCGGCTCCCCGCGCCGCGGCCCTGCCCACAACGGGCGGGCCGGGCGGCGCGGGGGTCGAGGGACTCTACAGGCGGCGGCCCGCGCTGTCAAGCGGTTCTTTGGCGGGCCGTCGCGCGAACATGGCCACGGAGAGCCTGCGCCCCGCTCGCCGCCAGAGTCCTGCAAACCAGACACCGCGCCGCCATACTTGCTCACCTCTGCCGCCCCCGAGAGATGAGCAAGTATGGCGCTTTGGCGATCCGAGCGGCTCTGCGGCCTTCCCGCCCATACTTGCTCAATTCCCTCCCCCTCTAGTTTGAGCAAGTATGGCTCCCGGGCGGGCCGGGGCCTTTCCCTGCCGTTTCTGCCCATCTGCGCCACTTCTGGTCTCACAGGGGTGATGGAGGCAGGGAAC encodes the following:
- a CDS encoding DUF1097 family protein; amino-acid sequence: MSFGKFIVIPIFIALLATSMMVLDIYKESTLRHFVPWIAFQAWAAYFLAGCTLKGGVKVLLAYLGGAAASVAIMELAGVLTDWKLGQWAVPAAVFPV